One window of the Strix uralensis isolate ZFMK-TIS-50842 chromosome 3, bStrUra1, whole genome shotgun sequence genome contains the following:
- the TDRD15 gene encoding tudor domain-containing protein 15, whose product MESLTPSPNADVNLKITHIECHAECLVVVFQGQRKVECELDYCILQNEIQRVFKVKGNVYVGGSCLVEDTGGEWHRGRVLEKRENICQVFLIDTGQVLVVEETHIASACDELFQLPPKVVLGVFASILPLGEKWHPQAINYFSSLVGLQITGCVKAVIPHQLFILEVPKIISDVLELRLGKFIDGDSFCLIVEMLKVFPHGTLCKRVPQLLQQKCAVKELLTFSNSEKPTDFWPVPDDLFPRLPVGSKENVKITAAVNLNKFYCQIQKWQKELEDLTEAMHLFYEATSTENNKSLDNLGLLCAAKRQNGQWHRGVIKQLISDHVEVWFMDFGNIEAVPSSCVQKLKVEFMALPMISFPCALSCFGGQDETAIKIQLKEFIQALIAQTSVCVHVDLFSDIKHLYYITLQNGNLGIDAQHPENQNEAAASCVSLLETKIASTAVNQRPCNERYNSFENCTGNKQTQNCLPEWDISLSSHCKRVEMQINSFHTAFVVHVINPSDFWVRLCAYQDEFQALMKDIADTYNQCGADEMVIKKPQPGLLCCARYSKDMRYYRGVVIEVRHVAIIVYFLDFGNTDTVPCYDVKMLLPEFSNLPALAMCCALACTFPVDDVWVKKETDFFKHIVFDKLLLLHVIGKQNKKYVVNMQFRSGSQQDVATCMVQGGCAEYWEKTPDSVLNSGKSQNLNPRKLKKVNAWGICNTRKNKVSRNGEVFQKEKSLSVPSVLRESGALSCFGKGAIPKRWKSICEEKLFYKELVFKPGAVLEVVCPYIVSPADFSCQLQSKLPKLNNLMEQIQTYYREHTSPYKTGQVACVVKCSRDRKWYRANVVQQVSANEVDVFFVDYGYRERVLLKDLQAVLPDFLTLESQAFRCGLKNVPLQVNSFNWSEMCRRFEDFISASRGPLTCIVYALVLVSPGCLYNVVDLQTPFVSAEEFFRERGLTQSEYIGLRNLASLGSLYSFCYSSFNIKTGSEEEVYITHIHSPSKFYCQLNRNTETIAALTKKVSVISKMSNNSKYDTSNMRICIARYFEDGLFYRALAFPVESAPYLCADFVDFGNKNMVERDQLMPIPESAPDLMFTPMQAIECCLSDFRETKIPASVTRWFEETFLGKLLKAVIISREPDGQIVVELYDGQLKVSKKIKEKISEELAPRNYMEEFIGSNGGVICHVKDDKYINKVTIKNPKRVKLKTEVKCQVYDKYYQTDTGQNFGDEKQTARSTQKLSSGSSKPLTLQDSEETGFRNIVSALEHREEPVFVDLPSHSLCHPTLISKEITVNAPSESHNERLNCTGQQERRNQNIPKLISLPQRDIQVNSEVAAYISHMNSPSSFYIHLAEDENLIIQLAEELNESTVNIGHENCLDELMVGDLIVAEHAADCFYYRAVIKTLKSGNSFEVEFIDYGNAEVVSSSKICRIQKKFLTLPRLSVHCFLRGVKSTRVETWIKKSTSYFLSRTNNKLVTCKFLQQHGEQWEIDVICDGKSMSNDLQKKGRTRWQNTPVHNRENRPEQSLVTNGNPQNRKSRNGLGIGESKTKASEMKNTSKTPLNLLPQDLNSGQVEGAEVIHISETGEFHVQLLRNLQILHELNVMLVKEAQRSDLLGVDDIEEGLECMTKSERNLKWYRSKVIKKFVREKLILVLFVDYGKCEMVSLNNAKMLSDKIKSIPKQAVSCKWVWFKELRKIQFVHALLDHEIRILFLRYLESSHIWEVDILIGEMLLQEYLNQLLSHGWTTGPEQCSNTDCKEFDTSVKINSVTWMLLQSGRRYPGFATAVTDPSNFFIQFEILFDCMQNLSFLLSDLPENLPALPEELVAPGSSCLIKFGLEAQWNRAEISQVTSESVVLTFIDYGFLKSIPYSDIHKLKVIPENLSVLPRLAYPCSLHDIAPHKTEYWSDEAKLLFQTFITKPDLIFHFKHYGSEMKLEVDVLYEDYNLAHVLTAAGHAVYSRSRCCLISEVSEPLG is encoded by the coding sequence ATGGAATCTCTGACTCCCTCACCAAACGCAGATGTGAATCTGAAGATAACTCATATAGAATGCCATGCCGAATGCTTGGTTGTAGTGTTCCAGGGTCAACGCAAAGTGGAATGTGAGCTTGACTATTGCATACTACAAAATGAAATACAACGAGTATTCAAAGTAAAAGGTAATGTTTACGTTGGTGGATCTTGTTTGGTGGAAGACACAGGAGGAGAATGGCATAGAGGAAGAGttctggaaaagagagagaatatctGTCAGGTTTTTCTTATAGACACTGGTCAAGTGCTAGTGGTTGAGGAAACGCATATTGCTTCTGCTTGTGATGAATTGTTTCAGCTGCCTCCAAAGGTGGTTTTGGGAGTTTTTGCAAGCATACTTCCTCTTGGGGAAAAATGGCATCCACAAgccattaattatttttcatctctggTAGGATTGCAGATTACAGGTTGTGTGAAAGCTGTTATACCACACCAACTGTTTATTCTAGAAGTGCCAAAGATCATTAGTGATGTTCTTGAACTGCGGTTAGGAAAATTTATTGATGGAGATTCATTTTGCCTTATTGTAGAAATGTTAAAAGTGTTTCCCCATGGAACGCTTTGTAAAAGAGTACCACAGTTGTTGCAACAGAAGTGTGCAGTTAAGGAGTTGCTTACTTTCAGTAATTCTGAGAAACCAACGGATTTTTGGCCAGTTCCAGATGATCTCTTTCCACGTCTACCTGTTGGcagtaaagaaaatgtaaaaataactgCTGCAGTAAACCTGAATAAATTTTACTGTCAGATACAGAAATGGCAGAAGGAGTTGGAAGATTTGACAGAAGCTATGCATTTGTTCTATGAAGCTACCagtacagaaaataataaatctttGGATAATTTAGGGCTACTCTGTGCTGCCAAAAGGCAAAATGGACAGTGGCATAGAGGAGTGATAAAACAGCTTATCTCTGACCATGTGGAAGTCTGGTTTATGGATTTTGGCAATATTGAAGCTGTGCCATCTAGCTGCGTTCAGAAACTTAAAGTAGAGTTTATGGCATTACCAATGATTTCATTTCCATGTGCACTGTCTTGTTTTGGTGGTCAGGatgaaacagcaataaaaattcaGCTGAAAGAATTTATACAGGCCTTGATAGCACAAACTTCTGTGTGTGTCCATGTTGATTTATTCAGTGACATTAAACACTTGTATTATATTACGCTGCAAAATGGAAATCTTGGAATTGATGCTCAGCATCCAGAAAACCAGAATGAGGCAGCTGCATCATGTGTCTcacttttggaaacaaaaatagCAAGTACTGCTGTAAACCAGAGACCATGTAATGAGAGATACAATTCATTTGAGAATTGTACTGGAAATAAACAGACACAAAATTGCTTACCTGAATGGGATATTTCTTTGTCAAGCCACTGCAAAAGAGTAGAAATGCAAATCAATTCTTTTCATACTGCTTTTGTGGTACATGTCATAAATCCATCTGACTTCTGGGTTCGACTGTGTGCATACCAGGATGAATTTCAAGCCTTGATGAAAGATATTGCAGACACATATAATCAGTGTGGAGCTGATGAAATGGTCATTAAAAAGCCACAACCTGGATTGCTATGCTGTGCCCGGTATAGCAAAGACATGCGTTATTATCGGGGTGTTGTCATTGAAGTGCGTCATGTAGCCATTATTGTGTATTTTTTGGATTTTGGAAACACAGATACAGTACCCTGTTATGATGTGAAAATGTTGCTTCCAGAGTTTTCCAATTTACCAGCTTTAGCTATGTGTTGTGCACTTGCTTGCACATTTCCTGTTGATGATGTGTGGGTTAAAAAGGAAACCGACTTCTTCAAACACATTGTGTTTGACAAACTACTGCTGCTTCATGTCattggaaagcaaaacaagaagtaTGTTGTTAACATGCAGTTTAGGAGTGGTTCGCAGCAAGATGTTGCCACGTGTATGGTTCAAGGTGGATGTGCTGAATACTGGGAGAAGACACCAGATTCTGTTCTAAACTCTGGAAAAAGTCAAAATCTGAATCCCcgcaaattaaaaaaagtaaatgcatgGGGAATCTGTAATACTCGTAAAAATAAGGTATCCAGAAATGGAGAggtatttcagaaggaaaaatcatTAAGTGTGCCTTCAGTGCTGAGAGAATCTGGTGCGCTGTCATGTTTCGGAAAGGGTGCTATCCCTAAAAGGTGGAAATCAATAtgtgaggaaaaattattttataaagagCTTGTGTTTAAACCAGGAGCTGTTCTTGAAGTGGTGTGTCCTTACATTGTTTCCCCAGCAGATTTTTCATGTCAGTTGCAAAGCAAACTGCCAAAGCTAAATAACTTAATGGAACAAATTCAGACTTACTATAGGGAGCATACCAGTCCCTACAAAACTGGACAGGTTGCCTGTGTTGTTAAATGTTCCAGAGATAGGAAATGGTACAGAGCAAACGTTGTGCAGCAAGTATCCGCAAATGAAGTTGATGTGTTTTTTGTAGACTATGGTTATCGGGAAAGAGTTTTACTTAAAGATCTTCAAGCTGTTCTACCAGATTTCCTAACTCTGGAAAGTCAAGCGTTTCGTTGTGGACTTAAAAATGTACCCTTACAGGTCAACTCATTTAATTGGTCTGAAATGTGTAGACGTTTTGAAGACTTCATTTCTGCTTCTAGAGGACCACTGACTTGCATTGTTTATGCTCTTGTTCTTGTAAGCCCCGGCTGTTTATACAATGTAGTTGACTTACAGACTCCATTTGTTAGTGCAGAGGAATTCTTCAGAGAACGTGGTCTCACTCAGTCTGAATATATTGGTCTGAGAAACCTTGCATCTTTGGGTTCTCTGTACAGTTTTTGCTATTCATCCTTTAATATAAAAACTGGAAGTGAGGAGGAGGTTTATATAACTCACATACATAGTCCTTCAAAATTCTATTGTCAGCTTAATCGAAACACTGAAACTATAGCGGCATTGACGAAGAAGGTTAGTGTCATAAGTAAAATgtcaaataattcaaaatatgatACCAGCAATATGCGAATATGTATAGCCAGATATTTTGAAGATGGTCTCTTTTATAGAGCTTTGGCTTTTCCTGTGGAATCGGCACCCTATCTATGTGCTGACTTTGTGGATTTTGGAAATAAGAATATGGTAGAGAGAGACCAGTTGATGCCTATTCCAGAGTCTGCCCCTGACCTAATGTTCACGCCCATGCAAGCTATTGAGTGCTGTCTGTCAGATTTTAGGGAGACAAAAATCCCAGCAAGTGTTACTAGATGGTTTGAGGAAACATTCCTTGGTAAACTGCTGAAGGCGGTAATTATATCCAGAGAACCAGATGGGCAGATTGTTGTAGAGTTATATGATGGACAGCTCAAAGTAagtaagaaaattaaagaaaaaatatcagaagaatTGGCACCAAGAAATTATATGGAAGAATTTATTGGAAGTAACGGAGGAGTGATATGTCACGTGAAAGATGACAAATACATTAATAAAGTAACTATTAAAAATCCTAAAAGAGTTAAAttgaaaactgaagtgaaatgCCAAGTATATGATAAGTATTATCAGACAGATACTGGGCAGAATTTTGGAGATGAAAAGCAAACGGCCCGTAGCACACAAAAGTTGAGTAGTGGGTCCTCAAAACCGCTAACTTTACAGGACAGTGAAGAAACAGGTTTTAGAAATATAGTCAGTGCTCTGGAGCACAGAGAGGAACCTGTGTTTGTAGACCTTCCTTCTCACTCACTCTGTCATCCTACtttaatttcaaaggaaataacTGTAAATGCTCCCTCTGAATCGCATAATGAAAGACTAAACTGTACAGGTCAGCAGGAAAGGAGAAATCAAAATATACCTAAATTAATCAGTCTTCCTCAACGTGATATTCAGGTGAATTCTGAAGTAGCAGCATATATTTCTCATATGAATAGTCCATCAAGCTTCTATATTCATCTTGCAGAGGATGAAAACTTAATAATACAACTAGCAGAAGAACTAAATGAAAGCACGGTGAATATAGGTCATGAAAATTGCTTAGATGAGCTCATGGTAGGGGATCTCATTGTTGCAGAGCATGCTGCTGATTGTTTTTACTATAGAGCAGTTATTAAAACTCTGAAATCAGGAAACTCCTTTGAGGTAGAGTTCATTGACTATGGTAATGCAGAAGTTGTAAGTTCTTCAAAAATCTGCAGGATTCAGAAAAAGTTCTTAACTTTGCCGAGGCTCAGTGTTCATTGTTTCCTCAGAGGAGTAAAAAGTACTCGTGTTGAAACCTGGATTAAAAAAAGTACTTCCTATTTTCTAAGCAGAACAAATAACAAGCTAGTTACTTGCAAGTTCTTGCAGCAACATGGAGAACAATGGGAAATAGATGTAATTTGTGATGGAAAGTCTATGTCTAATGATCTGCAGAAAAAAGGCAGGACAAGGTGGCAAAACACACCAGTGCATAATCGGGAAAATAGACCAGAACAATCTCTGGTTACAAATGGTAATCCTCAAAACAGAAAATCTAGGAATGGTTTAGGAATTGGTGAAAGTAAAACTAAGGCTAGTGAGATGAAAAATACTTCCAAAACACCCTTAAATCTCCTTCCTCAAGATCTAAATTCTGGACAGGTAGAAGGAGCAGAAGTAATTCATATTTCAGAGACTGGAGAATTTCATGTACAGTTACTTAGAAACTTGCAAATATTACATGAGTTAAATGTAATGCTTGTCAAAGAAGCACAAAGAAGTGATTTGCTTGGAGTGGATGACATTGAAGAAGGATTGGAATGCATGACAAAATCTGAAAGGAACTTGAAGTGGTATCGATCAAAAGTGATAAAGAAATTTGTCAGGGAGAAGTTAATTCTAGTTCTTTTTGTGGATTATGGCAAGTGTGAGATGGTGTCTTTAAATAATGCAAAGATGCTTAGTGACAAGATTAAAAGTATTCCTAAACAAGCTGTGTCTTGTAAATGGGTTTGGTTTAAAGAACTGAGGAAAATTCAGTTTGTCCATGCACTCCTGGATCATGAAATAAGGATCTTGTTTTTGAGGTACTTGGAATCCTCTCATATCTGGGAGGTAGATATTTTAATAGGGGAAATGCTGCTTCAGGAGTATTTGAACCAGCTCTTAAGTCATGGTTGGACTACTGGACCAGAACAGTGTAGTAATACAGACTGTAAGGAGTTTGATACATCAGTCAAGATCAATTCAGTGACATGGATGCTGCTGCAGAGTGGCAGAAGGTATCCTGGCTTTGCAACTGCAGTTACTGATCCTTCAAATTTCTTCATCCAGTTTGAAATCTTATTTGATTGCATGCAAAACTTGTCTTTCCTGCTCTCTGACCTTCCTGAGAACTTGCCAGCTTTGCCAGAAGAACTTGTGGCTCCTGGTTCTAGCTGCTTGATCAAGTTTGGACTGGAAGCACAATGGAACAGGGCAGAAATTAGTCAAGTAACAAGTGAGTCTGTTGTTCTTACATTTATTGATTATGGCTTTCTGAAGAGCATCCCTTACTCCGATATCCATAAACTTAAAGTTATTCCAGAAAATCTGTCTGTCTTACCACGCTTGGCATACCCTTGCTCTTTACATGATATAGCTCCTCACAAGACGGAATATTGGAGTGATGAAGCTAAACTTCTGTTTCAGACGTTTATTACTAAACCTGATCtgatatttcattttaaacactATGGCTCTGAAATGAAATTAGAGGTGGATGTTCTGTATGAGGACTACAATCTAGCTCATGTCTTAACTGCTGCTGGCCATGCAGTCTACTCCAGAAGTAGGTGCTGCCTTATTTCAGAAGTATCAGAACCGTTAGGTTAA